In Pseudophryne corroboree isolate aPseCor3 chromosome 2, aPseCor3.hap2, whole genome shotgun sequence, the sequence tccagtttcaggtcaaagttcaatcacgactgacatcgacagtgtaaaattgcaactttttgaattgattacgactaatttactaagctgtcgtattcgggtttttcttttgttccgatgtcgatgtcattcgtggttttctgctgtagaatgcggccgattttgttgtttcgcggccgtgtttgtggttttttttacgactgcgtcacatgtctgttacggcagtgattttgatattgcggccgcgtttttagtcctaagtttcgtttttgtcacgcatccgtgattggttgtattcgtgaaggaggagtgtctgtgcatattactataaaaccgccccaaacacaccgcacctcgtgggtttagctagtggagaggagagaggaaggtgtatttggagttggtgagtttggtggagtttttggaggatttggagaggagttttgtgattgttgagtgctgtactgtgtgtgtaagtagtcttgtcatatttgtagtattgttttttctcagtttgtcaacttttttgtccttgttatttttttttagtcttttgtcattgtttgtgagtgagtgagtgagtgagtgagcgtgtgtgttggctgtgtggtgtgtagtagtagtagtagtggaggagtgtgttttgtgtatttatttttcagtgttttttgtcgtttgtcctcatgtcagactcagaggtcagtgtggtggcggaggttagtgaggtggaggctggtagtgaggtggaggctgttagtgaggtggaggctgttagtgaggtggaggctgttagtgaggtggagggggttagtgagagggaggaggttagtgaggaggaggaggagggggtgcctgttgctgcattctccagtgatagtgatggtgttgtggctccgcagccacgcaccactaccaagactggcaggaatattaagttcagctatgctgaaaacatggcgttggtgcgtgagctgatgaagcaccatcgccaattgtttggtcaggatgctggcaaggtgtcctcccgcaggaagtctgtcctgtgggggcaagtaatagttgccgtcaatagtgagggtgtggtgaggcggactgaggacacgtgtcgcaagaggttctatgacataaagcggcgtgtcaaggccaagatggccaaagaggcaaaatcagcccgcaaaaccggaggtggcccccctttccgggcaacctatcgggagtgggaggagcctgtgcgggcattgattcctgcagaagtggtgtctgcaactcatgtccgggattcggaccgacccacgcaggatggtgagttggatttgttaaatttattttaaaatgtcctctaaatgtttttttttttttttttttaaggttaaaggatgcaaaaattgttggtcagatattgcaggcctatgcacccttaaggtgtgtttgtgtttacaaattgcattttccatcttgccttggctgtattttttatttaattttgctcaaaaacaggtgcaatgcctgctggtatgtgtatttgcaataataattttgcgatattgcttggacatcggtgTTGTATATAATAgcattttttaatattttatttatttacttcaaAAAAAAGGTTCCTACAAATTCAAAATTACATTTTGGTTAAATTTGCAAGTattcaatctatgcaatatctgacacataattctcaaatgtaacagatttatttggtgcaacaccatgtacattttgatatacaccacaaattaaggaagcacgaagatcttaagcagaaattagtttaatttagaatacctaatagatggttacagtacactaaggctttgcagttataatttttacacaaagcatggtaataatgtttgctccactttttcaacagtccgacagaccagccggccagacaggcctcagacaactcaggatgatgctgggattgcaggtaagacttcactgtagtcacatattctgcaaacacatagaagtacaaaatattaatgtttatatattctcataggttctgcttctgtaagccgacctcctgtaaggcgcccatcacagggctcggggcacttacccaggaggccaagtaagacacggcgtcttggcacggaatctgcggctccatcttccccacccaggcggcgcatttctgcagtgtcaccccagccaccactggcactatttgcgagtccacagagtgatgagccccgatcacctcagttatctggtgagtcaaaacagaaactaaacacatagcaaataatctacacagtacagttactatgttgtgagttggagttgagattacatgtttgccataacaagcaatgtgatgttacgtcttcaattgttaaaggtgcaaatgcttaatttttcaatgtcttagtggttgatatcgccaacatcatttttaaaaaCGAACATACATTTGTTAAAATtttggccacacacgtgcacataaaaataatttaaaaacaaaaaaaaaacatttaaaataaacaccctccacaacattatagtgttcacacatctcccctgtccggtatgtagactgcttacttgctccgctcctctggactatccaggtaagcagtctatatcgtggacaggggaggtgacataacactgtaatgctgtggaggggaggtagttaggtgaggattacgcaagtctgtctatgtgcacgcctgtgatggtatatatgttttttgagaaaaaacaaattataagtttagaaaaacaactctaaaaacttgagaaatggagtattatgaatgtagtaatgtgtagaactagcaaatatattttaagaaaaataaacattgcatgttggccaccccatacagagcccagcttgatggccgacgtggaccagcagggacaagaccaacaggcaaccttcacactgcaactaacacctgttgacccgagccagccaatacagctgcaggatatcccccaagcctccatgagtccacaactggcacaagctccaccccagccacaaataccagatgacttttgggccagttggacaagccaacaggcacaaagcaatgccagcctgaccgcacatacccaacaccttgccagtctgccccatcatctaccgcgcattagtcgcaactcgggcagactgattgtccaagtaggccgaatcgcaacatcgatggagcaaatacgggcagacaacaaccaaatgctggctcatttaacgcgcatcattgatgagcaacagcgccatcagcaggcactcgtacaactcattcagcacaaccaggttgtgaatgagtctttatcccggattgtagccagccacactgcaaccaacacacaactgaatgctagcataaataatttgagcaacaacataacattgatggcagctcaacaagtgacctccagctctggaaccacgacccctatccaaacgccagtaacctcccctgttcggcgttcctcccgagcacgtgccagtgagccagcacaaagcacagcacccagcacacacaagcggaaaaaataagacTTTTGACAAATTTGATTTACGCAATAAAAATTttgatttgacaaacacacaacttcctgtgtccgtctcaaacattgtagaagctgctatgtatgtatgtatgtttttcatgggtaactaATGACTGAAAATTTATTTataacataaactaagtacaatgtacacaccactataaacaacaaacagtaagtaacaaaacacacaattgaaagtattgcaaagtgtttagtcaaggataattacatccgacaaaaacttaccagaaaaataccgctggatcacttcttgccgtacctgcctccctacatatgtactcacactgtcaccagatggttctaactcctctgcttgctgactgctttctccctcatcatgtgccagatgttgacttaaacacagattatggagaaaacagcagcaga encodes:
- the LOC135050890 gene encoding uncharacterized protein LOC135050890 — translated: MADVDQQGQDQQATFTLQLTPVDPSQPIQLQDIPQASMSPQLAQAPPQPQIPDDFWASWTSQQAQSNASLTAHTQHLASLPHHLPRISRNSGRLIVQVGRIATSMEQIRADNNQMLAHLTRIIDEQQRHQQALVQLIQHNQVVNESLSRIVASHTATNTQLNASINNLSNNITLMAAQQVTSSSGTTTPIQTPVTSPVRRSSRARASEPAQSTAPSTHKRKK